The Halostella salina nucleotide sequence TCACCCTGAACAACTCGAAGGAGATCGAGATGGCACAGGGGCTGTCCGCGGACATCAAGACCGAAGGAGACGATTGAGCGGGGAGGACCGCCGGTAGGCGTGTCCGAACTGCGATCGCTCCTTCGTAGCGAGCGACGACTGACGGCTCGCGCTTCTCTTTATACACCGAGGCTGATCCCCTGCTGGTCAACCGACTGACGGAGTGACGCGGGCCGAAAGTGAGAGACGAAAGGTACGGCGGGACGCCCCGGACCGGAACCGCCCGGGCGGTTCCGGATGTGATGTGGACGCGGACGCGAGCGCGACGGGTTTTGCCAGCACGACGTGAAAAGCGTCGACTGCTGGCGCTTGGGCGTACGGTGCGGAGACGAATAAAGCCACCGGGCCGCGCTACAGTCGGCGGTCACGCAGCGCCGGGAACTCCTCGCGGACCGCGGCGACCGTCTCCGGGTCGGCCTCGGCGGTGACCAGCGCGGGGTCGTCGTCGCTACTCGCCACGGGCGTCCCCCACGGGTCGTACACGGTCGACCGGCCGAGCAGTTCAGCGTCGTCGAACGCGCCGCTCCCGTTTATCGTCGCCACGTAGAACTGGTTCTCGACGGCGCGGGCCCGCGAGAGCGTCTGCCAGTGTTCGACCCGCGGATACGGCCAGGCGCTCGGCACCAGCGTCAGCGTCACGTCCTCCGCGAAACCGCGGTACAGTTCGGGGAACCGGAGGTCGTAGCAGGTCGTGACGGCGACCGTGTGGTCGTCGAACTCGGCGGTCGGCACGCGCTCGCCGGGCGTCAGCAGTTCGTTCTCCGCCGACTCGTAGCCGAAGAGGTGGTGCTTTCGGTAAACTAGCAGGCGTTCGCCGTCGCGGTCGAACAGGACCGCGGTGTTGGCAAGCCCCTCGTCGGCCGGCGTCGTGGCGGTCTCGGTCTCGCTCAGGTCCTCGACGATGCTCCCGGCGAGGACGCCGACGCCGTGCTCGGCCGCGGCGTCCCGGATCCGCGTCAGCGTCTCGCCGTCGAGCGGTTCGGCGCGGCGACCGTACAGGTCGAACGCGAAGTAGCCGACGTTGAACACTTCCGGAAGCGCAACGAGATCCGCGCCCGCCGCCGCGGCCGACGCGACCGCCGACTCCGCGCGGTCGAGGTTGCCGGCCACGTCGCCGGCCTCGATCCGGATCTGGGCCAGCGCGACGTTCACGCCTCGACCTCCAGGTCGGCTCTGAGCGACGCCTC carries:
- a CDS encoding nitrilase-related carbon-nitrogen hydrolase, coding for MNVALAQIRIEAGDVAGNLDRAESAVASAAAAGADLVALPEVFNVGYFAFDLYGRRAEPLDGETLTRIRDAAAEHGVGVLAGSIVEDLSETETATTPADEGLANTAVLFDRDGERLLVYRKHHLFGYESAENELLTPGERVPTAEFDDHTVAVTTCYDLRFPELYRGFAEDVTLTLVPSAWPYPRVEHWQTLSRARAVENQFYVATINGSGAFDDAELLGRSTVYDPWGTPVASSDDDPALVTAEADPETVAAVREEFPALRDRRL